Below is a genomic region from Desulfobacter sp..
AAAAGAACGCTTCATAAAGATCTGGACGAGCTCTCCCTTCAAGAGCTGGTTTTGCGCATCCGGTCCGGGATAAAGGATCCTGCCCGGAGAAGCGAGGCCCTGATGGTGCTTCATGAAAAATTTTCCATTCCCTTTGCCTGCCTTTCCCTGGGGCTTTTAGCCTTTCCTTTGGGGGTTCAGTCCATGAGCCTGAGGCGGTCTTCCGGCTTTGGCATGGGCATCTTTTTTTTCCTGCTCTATTACTTTTTGCTGGCTGCGGGCTGGTCTGCCGGAGAAACAGGCCATTATCCGCCCTTTATCGGCATGTGGCTGCCCAATGTAGTCATGGGAGCAGCAGGGATCTTTTTGCTGGTGAGAAATGCCCGGGAAAAGCCCGTGAGACTTCCCAGGGGGATACAAAGAACGATCAATGGACTGGTTAACCGTTTTAGAAAGAGAAGAAATTCATGAAGTGCCTCCACCGCTACTGGCTTGCGGAATTTGTAAAATACTTTTGTATTATTCAGATGATGATTCTGGTGCTGTTTGTTTTTATTGATTATCTTTCCCGGATGGATAATTTTATCCAGTCCGATATCACCATGGCCCGGGGCATGTGGTATGTGCTTTTGAAACTGCCCTTTATGTTTGTCCAGTTGACCCCGGCCAGCCTGCTTTTAGCCGTGATTGCAGCCTTTGGCATCATGAACCGGAACGGAGAACTGACCGCCTTGAAATCGTCGGGTATCTCGGTTTATTTTCTGGTCACCCCCGCCTTGTTGAGTGGCCTGGTTTTGGCCTGCCTAATGTTTATCATGGGAGAGACCCTGATTCCGGTTTCCATGGCCAAGGCCAATCATATCCGGTACCAGGAGATGGCCAGCGGCCCAAAAATTTCCCAGGAGCGCAAGGATATATGGATCAAATCCGGAAAAGACCTGGTTCATATTAATTTTTTTGATCCCGTAAGACAGGAGGTTGCCGGAATCACTGCAACCAAAATGGGAAAGGATTTTAAGATCGCCTCCCGCATGGATGCACGTTCAGGGCGGTTTGAAAACGGTCTTTGGGTATTTGAGGGGGTGATTGAACAGGTATATGATCTTAAAACCGACGATTATATTGTCACCACCCTGCCTAGAAAACTTGTGGAGCTGAAAATTGAACCCAAGGACCTGGGCCGCATGGCCCAAAAATCAAATGAGATGAGTTTTTCCGAATTAAAGCTATATGTTAAAAAGGTGGTGGCCGAAGGCTATGACGCCACAACCTACAAGGTGGATATGAACGGCAAGCTTGCCTTTCCCTTTATCTGTGTGATCATGGCGCTCACCGGTGCGGCCACGGGCATGCGTTCGTTTGTCAAGACCAATTTGCCCATTGCCATAGCTGTTGGGGTGGTGATTTGTTTTTTTTACTGGTTTGTCTACGGGTTTTCCATGTCCCTGGGCTATGCTAAGATCCTGCCGCCCATAGTGGCAGCTTGGGTGGGGAATCTGATTTTTTTCTGTCTTGGGCTCATCTACCTGATCAATACGGAATGATCTTTAGGATGATTCTTTTCTATCATAT
It encodes:
- the lptG gene encoding LPS export ABC transporter permease LptG is translated as MKCLHRYWLAEFVKYFCIIQMMILVLFVFIDYLSRMDNFIQSDITMARGMWYVLLKLPFMFVQLTPASLLLAVIAAFGIMNRNGELTALKSSGISVYFLVTPALLSGLVLACLMFIMGETLIPVSMAKANHIRYQEMASGPKISQERKDIWIKSGKDLVHINFFDPVRQEVAGITATKMGKDFKIASRMDARSGRFENGLWVFEGVIEQVYDLKTDDYIVTTLPRKLVELKIEPKDLGRMAQKSNEMSFSELKLYVKKVVAEGYDATTYKVDMNGKLAFPFICVIMALTGAATGMRSFVKTNLPIAIAVGVVICFFYWFVYGFSMSLGYAKILPPIVAAWVGNLIFFCLGLIYLINTE